From Mytilus edulis chromosome 9, xbMytEdul2.2, whole genome shotgun sequence, the proteins below share one genomic window:
- the LOC139488303 gene encoding hairy/enhancer-of-split related with YRPW motif protein-like, which produces MEANNSDADQTSHKVIEKKRRDRINSCLSELSQTVPAAFSKQTSGKLEKAEILEMTVEYLRAIQATELGIRVENGDWYNSEIWTDFMQHYQTGYNDCIREIMHYMMDVEGLNVHDHRCTRMMSYLQTRFKPDTSIASGIAHRQSISRNNASFKSLSSSYKCGASPPTSSRFNPYAVNQRLSSYDFRLNGGSRDSSMAKATNFTSPFQLMPSFTGLLCFADRNPLLKRD; this is translated from the exons ATGGAAGCGAATAATTCAGATGCG gATCAAACTTCTCACAAAGTAATAGAAAAGAAAAGACGGGACAGAATAAACTCGTGTCTGTCTGAACTTAGTCAGACTGTTCCTGCGGCATTCTCTAAGCAG ACATCTGGAAAGCTAGAAAAAGCAGAAATATTAGAAATGACGGTTGAATATCTAAGAGCTATTCAAGCAACAGAATTAGGAATCAGAGTTGAAAAcg gtGACTGGTATAACTCTGAAATTTGGACAGATTTTATGCAACACTACCAAACAGGCTACAACGATTGTATTCGTGAAATCATGCATTATATGATGGATGTCGAAGGCCTGAATGTCCATGACCACAGATGCACAAGAATGATGTCGTACTTACAAACAAGATTTAAGCCTGACACGTCCATTGCAAGTGGAATAGCACACAGACAAAGTATATCTAGAAATAACGCATCCTTCAAAAGTCTATCATCATCTTACAAATGTGGCGCTTCTCCTCCCACAAGTTCCCGATTCAATCCTTATGCTGTAAATCAACGTCTCAGTTCATATGACTTTCGTTTAAATGGAGGATCAAGGGACAGCTCTATGGCGAAGGCAACAAACTTTACATCACCATTTCAATTAATGCCATCATTCACTGGGCTACTTTGTTTTGCAGATCGAAATCCATTATTAAAAAGAGACTGA
- the LOC139488304 gene encoding uncharacterized protein, protein MTRCLHKILRATFVLPFTAGLVKDRRNGNYTVHDGSISGVVLLTTIVIIVVVTSIALPLNDSRYLMIGLLFLAIFSLIFCRVLVYFRSHWKYSRKPRATDNLKIIFLWGFCIGNIVYLATKLAVNIQCDQYPSLVEPILYYIFIWVFDISQTAFIHYFSRFRFASMTYFYYILMFMFVANISAWTHRTIDMYNDDQMLTILEHNQTDDTCNNKTTLHQTFTILKPFLEPLLLEYCLLCMIFISEMWPRHITETKDQQDLHIYDSASYQQSCENQPLLSSRPLTVSTQHHPTNKKSMCCVVFAILYTLSYSIIQCVFLYVDKLKPYQLVNSVYALFGNLVAISLLIKCFYELSGQLQPKKTPRATMNMKHFIILTTSLATCGFFIVQLIGAKYRDTWEDLNYAIRLAATILQTTFILQMKQYRKCGNVNSYFTIRNVFSLVCILNFGIWFYYTFISAQHEFFHRQRHQMFDRQTILGVKHFWFPFVIFYHFECFLTFYRLFKE, encoded by the coding sequence ATGACCAGGTGTCTCCACAAAATTTTGAGAGCAACATTTGTACTTCCGTTTACTGCGGGACTTGTTAAGGACCGGAGAAATGGCAATTATACAGTACATGATGGCAGTATATCCGGAGTTGTTTTGTTGACAACTATTGTTATAATTGTAGTTGTCACAAGTATAGCTCTTCCACTTAACGATTCCAGATATTTAATGATTGGATTGTTATTTCTTGCCATCTTTAGTTTAATTTTCTGCCGTGTGTTGGTATACTTTCGTAGCCATTGGAAATATTCAAGGAAACCAAGAGCAACCGAcaacttaaaaataatatttctttgGGGTTTTTGCATTGGAAATATTGTATACCTAGCAACAAAATTAGCAGTAAATATCCAGTGTGACCAATACCCGTCGCTTGTTGAACCAATACTATACTACATTTTCATTTGGGTATTTGATATCAGCCAAACcgcatttattcattatttttccagattTAGATTCGCTAGTATGACTTATTTTTACTACATACTTATGTTTATGTTTGTTGCTAATATATCTGCATGGACACACCGAACTATTGACATGTATAATGATGATCAAATGCTGACTATACTAGAACACAATCAAACAGATGATACATGTAACAATAAAACAACACTTCATCAGACATTTACCATCCTTAAGCCGTTCTTAGAACCATTGTTGCTAGAATATTGTTTACTGTGTATGATTTTCATCTCCGAGATGTGGCCTAGACATATAACAGAAACAAAAGATCAGCAAGATTTACATATATATGATTCAGCATCATACCAGCAAAGCTGTGAAAATCAGCCGCTTCTGTCCAGTAGACCGTTAACAGTATCAACACAGCACCACCCCACAAATAAAAAATCGATGTGTTGCGTAGTTTTTGCTATTCTGTATACACTTTCGTATAGTATAATTCAATGCGTGTTTCTTTATGTAGATAAACTTAAACCATATCAACTGGTAAACAGTGTTTACGCTCTTTTTGGAAATCTCGTAGCAATTTCTTTGCTAATCAAATGTTTTTATGAATTGTCCGGTCAGTTACAGCCAAAGAAGACACCAAGAGCCACTATGAATatgaaacattttattatattgaccACATCTCTAGCCACATGCGGCTTCTTCATCGTTCAGTTAATTGGTGCAAAATACCGCGATACCTGGGAAGATTTGAATTATGCTATACGATTAGCTGCAACAATACTTCAAACTACATTCATATTACAGATGAAGCAATATCGGAAATGCGGGAATGTGAATTCGTATTTTACAATACGTAATGTGTTTTCGCTGGTGTGTATCTTAAATTTTGGGATTTGGTTTTACTACACATTTATATCTGCACAACACGAGTTTTTCCACAGACAAAGACATCAAATGTttgacagacaaacaatattaggAGTTAAACATTTTTGGTTTCCTTTTGTAATTTTCTACCATTTTGAATGCTTTTTGACATTCTATcgtttatttaaggaatga
- the LOC139489959 gene encoding microfibril-associated glycoprotein 4-like: protein MCGLVVFVALCLLNTRITQTEGYGQTCTSCTGVEIADECQHHIKCDSNEVCSMHHYITESGASLYDYGCAYPQACLQSLGPIFGRRTEGHHVKCTVCCNETKVCNENLTCQTYPHTLLFPTECSEIKGNYLKSGIYTIYPTSKPTPTMYVYCEADSYGSLWTVIQRRYNGSIDFYRNWTDYKNGFGSPAGEYWMGNDLIHQITSNGDHSLQFIMTDYEGVTKYANYKRFIISNETSGYKLSVGNYSGDTGDSFATQNGQKFTTKDRDNDPHSGNCATIYIGAWWYGACHSSNLNGKYYHVSKSPYATGINWFRCNTTNSGPARKHIPESSTYLTQNSSYA from the exons ATGTGTG GATTGGTTGTATTCGTAGCATTATGCCTTCTAAATACACGTATTACCC AAACTGAAGGATATGGACAGACATGCACATCATGTACAGGCGTTGAGATAGCAGATGAATGTCAACATCATATCAAATGTGATTCCAATGAG GTTTGTTCTATGCATCATTATATAACAGAATCAGGTGCCTCTCTCTATGATTATGGCTGTGCATATCCACAG GCATGTCTCCAGTCTTTGGGACCTATTTTTGGAAGAAGGACAGAGGGTCATCATGTTAAGTGCACCGTGTGCTGTAATGAAACAAAAGTTTGTAACGAGAATTTGACTTGTCAAACATATCCACACA CTCTGTTATTTCCGACCGAATGTTCAGAAATTAAAGGTAATTATTTGAAAAGTGGTATCTACACCATCTACCCAACCAGTAAACCAACACCGACGATGTATGTATACTGTGAAGCTGACAGTTATGGGAGTTTGTGGACG GTTATACAAAGGAGATACAATGGTTCGATTGATTTTTATAGAAACTGGACAGACTATAAAAATGGTTTCGGAAGTCCAGCTGGCGAATATTGGATGG GAAACGATTTAATACACCAGATAACATCAAATGGAGACCATAGTTTACAATTTATCATGACTGACTATGAAGGCGTAACAAAGTATGCCaactacaaaagattcatcatatcaaatgAGACCAGTGGCTATAAACTATCTGTTGGTAATTACTCTGGCGATACAG GAGATTCCTTCGCGACGCAAAATGGACAAAAATTTACCACAAAAGACAGAGATAATGATCCGCATAGTGGCAACTGTGCAACTATTTACATCGGGGCATGGTGGTACGGCGCATGTCATTCGTCGAATCTCAACGGGAAATATTATCACGTGTCAAAGAGCCCGTATGCAACAGGGATCAATTGGtttaggtgtaacaccactaattctggcccggccagaaagcacataccagaaagtagtacatatttaacgcaaaatagttcctacgcatga